Proteins encoded in a region of the Epinephelus lanceolatus isolate andai-2023 chromosome 20, ASM4190304v1, whole genome shotgun sequence genome:
- the gpr141 gene encoding G protein-coupled receptor 141: MNSTVTQSTLSLAMSSMMTSSPLSDSSKPLDDPPKYHPALLAIYSVVLLSGTISLSLMMHIMKSSTTSITSIAVLNLIFAHFVFLLTVPFRIYYYATYQWNLGLGLCKVVSSMIHIHMYMSFVFYVIILITRLMSFYHRDDPVASLQKMHALVGSAVVWLVVLITVPCIIHFSYGKAQGMNNNNTTRCFQFGNNIKSSAKVLNYIISTLIIVVATVLTALQANVLRVLYRKHHEGCTSQQDFGAQLKSLCFALIMVVCFIPYHIFRLNYLEQLHLQDVNEVFLSLTTFNCLDMLTFLGRRTCYMCYPGKAI, encoded by the coding sequence ATGAATTCCACGGTAACCCAAAGCACACTATCCTTGGCCATGAGCTCCATGATGACCTCAAGCCCCTTATCCGATAGCTCAAAGCCGTTGGATGATCCTCCAAAGTACCACCCAGCCCTCCTGGCCATCTACTCCGTGGTTCTGCTCAGCGGCACCATCAGCCTGAGCCTGATGATGCACATCATGAAGTCCAGCACGACATCCATCACCTCCATCGCCGTACTCAACCTCATCTTCGCCCACTTCGTCTTCCTTCTCACCGTGCCCTTCAGGATTTACTACTACGCTACTTATCAGTGGAACCTGGGCCTCGGGTTGTGTAAAGTGGTCAGCAGCATGATCCACATCCACATGTACATGTCTTTCGTCTTCTACGTGATCATCCTCATCACGCGCCTGATGTCGTTCTACCACAGAGACGACCCGGTGGCGTCCCTCCAGAAGATGCATGCGCTCGTCGGCAGTGCTGTGGTGTGGCTGGTGGTGCTTATCACAGTCCCGTGCATAATCCATTTTTCCTATGGCAAGGCTCAGGGAATGAACAATAACAATACCACACGCTGCTTCCAGTTCGGGAACAACATAAAGTCTTCTGCCAAGGTGTTGAACTACATCATAAGCACACTCATCATAGTGGTGGCCACAGTGCTGACAGCCCTCCAAGCCAATGTCTTGAGGGTTTTATACAGGAAGCACCACGAGGGATGCACCTCTCAGCAGGACTTCGGGGCTCAGCTGAAGAGTCTGTGCTTTGCTCTCATCATGGTGGTCTGCTTCATCCCTTACCACATATTCCGGCTGAACTACTTAGAACAGCTCCACCTGCAGGATGTCAACGAGGTGTTTCTGAGTCTGACCACTTTCAACTGTTTGGACATGCTCACCTTTTTGGGAAGGAGAACTTGCTACATGTGTTACCCTGGAAAGGCTATCTGA